A window of Sander vitreus isolate 19-12246 chromosome 18, sanVit1, whole genome shotgun sequence contains these coding sequences:
- the gjb7 gene encoding gap junction beta-7 protein: MNWGFLENVLSGVNKYSTVIGRIWLSVVFLFRILVYVAAAEQVWKDEQKDFVCNTQQPGCENACFDHFFPISQVRLWALQLIMVSTPSLLVALHVAYREHREAKHKRKLYKDKGSIDGGLFCTYIISLVFKISFEVGSLLAFYFLYNGFEVPMLLRCSQSPCPNTEDCYIARATEKKIFLYIMACTSILCVTLNFVELMYIVWKHLWKCFTRRYVPIEEKAVSHHQSHVSIVSKRVSVEPTVNTEDSTTQPASTAENQPV; this comes from the coding sequence ATGAACTGGGGCTTTTTGGAGAACGTCCTCAGCGGAGTGAACAAGTACTCTACAGTGATCGGGCGCATCTGGCTTTCCGTGGTCTTTCTCTTCAGGATCTTGGTGTACGTAGCAGCGGCCGAGCAGGTGTGGAAGGACGAGCAGAAGGATTTTGTGTGCAACACCCAGCAGCCTGGCTGTGAAAATGCTTGTTTCGACCACTTCTTCCCCATCTCGCAGGTGCGCCTCTGGGCTCTGCAGCTCATCATGGTATCCACCCCGTCACTGCTGGTGGCCCTGCATGTGGCCTACAGGGAGCACCGGGAGGCCAAACACAAGCGGAAACTGTACAAGGACAAAGGGAGCATTGATGGAGGTCTGTTCTGCACCTACATCATCAGCCTGGTCTTCAAGATAAGCTTCGAGGTAGGCTCTCTGCTTGCTTTCTACTTCCTGTACAATGGCTTTGAGGTGCCCATGCTGCTCCGCTGTAGCCAGAGTCCCTGTCCCAACACGGAGGACTGTTACATTGCTAGAGCCACAGAGAAGAAGATCTTCCTCTACATCATGGCCTGCACATCCATACTGTGCGTCACTCTGAATTTTGTAGAGCTCATGTACATTGTATGGAAGCACTTGTGGAAATGTTTTACCAGGCGGTACGTCCCAATAGAGGAGAAGGCCGTCAGCCACCACCAGTCACATGTTTCCATCGTCAGTAAACGTGTCTCCGTTGAGCCCACAGTAAACACAGAGGACAGCACCACACAGCCTGCATCCACTGCTGAAAACCAGCCTGTCTAG
- the smim8 gene encoding small integral membrane protein 8 produces MTDKDVGKGKDSAGEKGYRTPGLRSAQTTTLFRAVNPELFIKPNKPVMAFGLVTITLCVGYLGYMHAMKENDQQLYEAIDSEGERYMRRKTSKWD; encoded by the exons ATGACAGATAAAGATGTCGGTAAAGGGAAGGACAGTGCCGGGGAAAAAGGATACAGGACCCCCGGCCTGAGGAGCGCACAGACAACGACACTGTTCCGAGCTGTCAACCCTGAACTCTTCATAAAACCT aataaaccAGTGATGGCGTTTGGACTGGTGACCATCACCTTGTGTGTGGGCTACCTGGGCTATATGCACGCAATGAAAGAAAACGACCAGCAGCTATATGAGGCCATCGACAGCGAAGGGGAAAGATACATGAGGAGGAAGACTTCCAAATGGGACTGA